The window CTTGCTACCATGCGAGATCCCAGTTGGTTGAGATTAACTGTGGAAAGCCACTCAGATACAGTGAGATATTTTTATAATGCAGTGACCGAGCAATAATCTTCTTTCTAAAACTCAGGTGCAAATGGGAAGTAACGAACAGTCTGCTACGTCTGCCCACCGATCATTGAAGTTATTATAGGAGTTGGACAGATCACAATAAAAGTCCTGTAGAACAACATGTAATAGCGAGGTTAACTTCGATCTCTCGATTTTGGGTTCTAAATATATCCGCAGAAATTTCAAAAACTTGGGGGAAATCCATTTGTTTTCTTAGATTAACActggttcaccaacctactatccttattactacCCAAGTTCCCAACCTTGGGGAAATCCCAAAAGTGAAATAGCCTTCCCCAAAGTTCGGGGAAATTCCGGGGTTattgtgccatttccccaaaatgtGCCAAATTTCCCCCCAAAAGTGAGAGCTCGGGTAAAGACTGATAAAACCTCATATTTTTTAGTATGTCGGGGAAATTCCTTACTTATTGTAATCGTCACAAAAGGTTAGAACAATAATGTTATCAATAAATCCTTATTCACAAAACTGCAGTTCTGATCATGATCAGCAGGTCACAGCACTTCAACATGATCTAGTGCTAAGACGACCTTGAGTGGACTCAGCTAATTTGGATACAGGAAGTGAACAAGAAACCAAATCACGGTCGTGACCCTGAGCTATATCAAGGATGACCTTGGCGTCAGTTAAAAGTGACCAACCACAGTACCGACTGTCCTCGTGGGCTTCACAGTGCAGACAGTTAGTAAAACCGCACACCGATATTGAACTTCATAGTGCTAAATTTTGATAGCTTAGACCTTAGACCACTGTCTTGTAATCAAGCAAGTTCACAATCCCTAGTCCAACATCCCTTAGAACTCAACCCAagctcccaattttggggaaaattcCGCACATtctggggaagccgctatagtatATTTCGGGGATATCCCTAGAATTCCCCAAACATTGGTGAAAGTCATTTGACTTCGGGAGTTTACCCAAAATTGGAAGCTCGGGAAGTGTTGACCCCAAAAACGTCAACCCTAATTCCTAACGGCgaaactctaatttagggacgacctttgaacgaatcttaaatgaccttgacaattattagccaatcagaagtcatgaattacagtggatattgttcttttacatgatttaaaaacttgttaaggtttgataaagtttcagaattcataatgcatatggtatagaaactcgtccatagggttgtAGCCTCTCAACAAACACCTCTAAAGTCCGATGTGAACCGATCTCATGCTAATTAGCAGCCTGACCCTAACCCTATTCACGAGTTTCCataccgtatgcattatgaattcagaacttctgagcCTTTATCAAATCGTAACAAGTTTTTtgatcatgtaaaagaagaatatccactgtaattcattactttcttgtaatatatttttactttatactgtcttctgataggctaataattgaaattgctcaaacgcttctcactagctcgtccctaaattagagtctcgccatccCACATGTTgtaacctctcattaatcacctcctctctaaaatccgctgtcaACAGATTGTATGTTAGCATCGCGTACTGAACtcggctccgtgaccttgaaattgctcaaacgcttctgattggctcgtctctaaattagagtctcgccgcgTTTTGGATTCACGCATCGGTTAGCTTAATTTTGACTGAACGCTCAAGGCTGTCAATTCAGCATAGTTTCATCAAAATGAATGATTGCTCCCTGTCCTCCAACAGCTAAAATGTATGTTCTTTCTATATAATTGATAAACTATGCATTTGAGCTAATTAGATATGAAATAATGACTTTTTGATGTACTATGACAGACAGTCCGACGGGCTGTCATGTGACATATTAGAAGCTTTCGAAGAGTTTGTCTGAGCGTATGAATAACTAGCTACTAGAAATGATAAACATAGCATGTCTGAAGATATATCTTCAGTTTCGTCATTTATAACTGAGCGATTCCTAGGATAAACATGACTTATTTCTCTaggtaaaaataaacaaatttgtgAAATCGAAATTCCATGAAACATCAACAAGATTTACCGATCTAAAGATCCACTAGGATGTCCAGAGAACTATTTACATAAGCATCTAATATTATCACTAGAAATGGAAAAGGATTTGACCTCTAGGGCCGACCTAGAAAGCAGCTTTTGTAGGTAAGAACGCATACCCGTTCAATTCGTGATCATTCTAAAACAGACTTTCCTTATGTACTAGAGAACTGTTCTCACGAACAGTGAACCAAGCTTGACATTACTGACGTTAACTGTATTATTAAGGATGGCAAGAAGACAGCTTAACTTTGCTTGCAGGTCTATGAATAACTGGTTTGAATATCCTTTTTTAATTTCAAAGTCTGGTTATTTAAGtggttaaaagctcctacaaaCATGGTTTATCGCATTACAATGACAAACGAATGCAAAGCTACCAAAACACGCTAGCTCTCAATTCATATGTTTTTCGGTTAGCCTTTAAGCGTGTAGATATCAATGAGTCCGGTTGCGTGAAGTGACAGAAAATAAGCTCTAACATTTAGATAATCGATATCAAATGAGATATACGAAGTCCACTGTATCTCAGTAATAATGAGGTTTTATAGACTGATAGTAACCTGAAAGGCGCTGAAGTCAGATATTTAAATTGGGAAGTCAGAGCATAAAAAATTGACTTTATTAATTTATGATACACATTAAGGGTAGAGAAGAAAACAAATCATTATAAATCCGACTGGTTGAAGACTAAGTTAACAGCACAACAATCAGCTAGATTAGTCATCAGACCAATCATCATTACGTTTGGAACCTTTTTTATTCTTTCTCTTGGACGTATTTTTGCCTTTCTTTTCGACAGAAACTGAGGCTTCAGATGACTGAGTAATCCTATTGTCATTCAACTGCGATGAAACATTTTTATCTGGAACATTTTTCACAACTTTTCTTTCCCCAACTTCTGTTTTTACTGTTAAAGCAGAGTTTAAATTTGTGAGTCCTTTGTGACTACACTTCGTACCATCGGAAATTTCTATGGAATATTTACCCTTTATTTCGTTGTGGAGAAGTGTTTCGATAGAGCCATATTTCTCAGGTTCAACAACAGCTGTCTTAAAAGTAAAACATGAAGCTTTCTTGAATACGACAAAATAAAACACACTAAATATACTAACATGCTAACAGTATGGGAATTCGAGTTGATTTAGCCTTTAAGATTTAACGAATGTTCGCGAAAATAGATGTAATGTAGTCTAAATCATAAACAACCCAGGACCTGGAACAAATATGCGTTAGTCAAAGTTGCCAAACTTTTCATCAGTACACCGAAGGATCGACAGAAAACTAACATCAGTGTTAGTGAAAACTAAAAATGTAGATGAACTCAAAATTGTGTTAATTtggtaaataaaaatatcaactaatatcaaaactTATAGAGGGCTAAAAAGTGGATGCATTCCGAAATGTTGTCAGCAGTCCTGAGGCACAGATTAGGATTGTCTCGCAAACTCCAACCAAGCGATTCAACCTTATAACATGATGCAGTTCCACACACAATGATTTGTAGTATTAAAGCAAACTCGACCTGACCATCTTAGGTTTCTTGTTCTATTTTACCACAACATTAACATTTTTACATGTTGGGACACGTAATAACAAGACATATGTGAAATGTCCCAAAAAACTCTACAGTATGACTAACCAATAAATTAAGTTTATCTAGTACATCGATAACTTTAGCATTACTCACTCAGGAGGCACATTTTAACAATGCACTTAGCACATCATATTACCCCCGGCTTGTACAGACTCAATGAAGTAAGCTATCATGCAGCTATAAGATAATACACGAGACTACTGCACAGTATAC of the Schistosoma haematobium chromosome 4, whole genome shotgun sequence genome contains:
- a CDS encoding hypothetical protein (EggNog:ENOG410V7P0~COG:J), which codes for MMEVNITMQKDSCEPVIERLLQLCNDIIQQSESPDGLYDLTAVVEPEKYGSIETLLHNEIKGKYSIEISDGTKCSHKGLTNLNSALTVKTEVGERKVVKNVPDKNVSSQLNDNRITQSSEASVSVEKKGKNTSKRKNKKGSKRNDDWSDD